The proteins below come from a single Erysipelothrix piscisicarius genomic window:
- a CDS encoding helix-turn-helix domain-containing protein gives MVNFLRKKETNKSFSQYLNHFRIKEAQNLLLKSNHNINEIAELVGYTSSGYFYKNFKKECGISPKEYRERYLKQPERIR, from the coding sequence TTGGTCAACTTTTTAAGAAAGAAAGAAACAAACAAGAGTTTCTCGCAATACTTAAATCATTTTCGGATTAAGGAGGCCCAAAATCTTCTCTTAAAATCGAATCATAATATTAATGAAATTGCGGAACTTGTGGGATACACCAGTTCGGGATATTTTTATAAAAACTTTAAAAAAGAATGCGGTATTTCACCGAAAGAATATCGGGAACGTTATTTAAAACAACCGGAACGCATTCGATAA
- a CDS encoding GH92 family glycosyl hydrolase, with product MKSLNIDTRIGTDNHHAFSNGNALPYTGVTFGMNYFAPQTDGTKGSWWFHPESETFQGFRVTHQPSPWMGDFSSMLISPFTGTQRVSSLYDIQATYRKHEAVFEPHYLKLYSSRYQLTNELTASMYGASIRLQGTQPISVALSAIHEIHLPQNKQLLEGWVSNPSGCEDPNLKMYFVFKMNQPGTLVQVNDFYVFQTDSNLLQIHASFSHQSLKQAHRNQNRECNDFDTMCDHAAMCWSEHLDRITIHHHNPKQSHMFRHCLYRAHLFPMTFHEYDEAMKPCYYNTKTHETETCYMVTNNGFWDTYKTVFPLMSLINHEHYAVSLKGFINHANNTGYLPKWLSPDERGLMPGTLIDAVICDAILKGIGTEDSEQLLELMVHAASTESPNSNYGRRAVNDYLAYGYVPNHYGESVNQTLDNAYSDFCIAQVAKYCGKPEQAETYLKRSYNYQNLFDSQTGFMRPRDTYGNFEEPFDSHRWGGAYTEGSAWQNSFGVYHDIQGLINLYGGAIPFTQKLDALVNQKPTFDVGSYGFEIHEMSEMAEIDFGQLAISNQPSFHIPYLYTYANKASSSQVLLRQLMTHCFSNSFPGDEDNGSMSAWYIFSALGFYPVCPGSLEYVIGIPLLDSAQIHLSNGNTFTITTHNNHPQCNFISEIQYNGSPYHDCVLTHEMLMSGGNLEITLGVVPNDGWFNEKTPYSNTKKHI from the coding sequence ATGAAATCACTCAATATTGATACACGAATTGGCACCGATAATCACCATGCCTTTTCAAATGGAAATGCACTCCCCTATACAGGCGTGACTTTTGGAATGAACTATTTCGCACCCCAAACGGACGGCACAAAAGGAAGTTGGTGGTTTCATCCTGAAAGTGAAACCTTCCAAGGGTTTCGAGTAACACATCAACCCAGTCCTTGGATGGGTGATTTTTCATCGATGTTAATCAGTCCGTTTACGGGAACACAGCGTGTAAGTTCACTTTACGATATTCAAGCCACCTATCGTAAACACGAAGCCGTTTTCGAACCCCATTATCTTAAACTTTACAGTTCAAGATACCAACTCACAAATGAGCTCACAGCTTCAATGTATGGCGCTTCAATCCGGCTACAAGGAACCCAACCCATCTCTGTGGCATTAAGTGCCATCCATGAAATCCACTTACCTCAAAACAAGCAACTCCTTGAGGGTTGGGTTTCAAATCCTTCTGGATGTGAAGACCCCAATCTCAAGATGTATTTCGTGTTTAAAATGAATCAACCGGGAACGCTGGTTCAGGTAAATGATTTTTATGTTTTCCAAACCGATTCCAATCTCTTACAAATCCATGCGAGTTTCTCACATCAATCACTCAAGCAAGCGCACCGAAATCAAAATCGCGAATGCAATGATTTTGATACCATGTGTGATCATGCCGCGATGTGTTGGTCTGAACATCTTGATCGAATTACGATTCATCACCACAACCCCAAACAAAGTCACATGTTCCGCCATTGTCTTTATCGTGCTCATTTATTCCCAATGACATTTCATGAATATGACGAAGCCATGAAGCCTTGTTACTACAATACAAAGACACATGAAACCGAAACATGTTATATGGTTACAAACAACGGTTTTTGGGATACATATAAAACCGTCTTCCCACTGATGAGTCTTATCAACCACGAACACTATGCAGTGAGTCTTAAGGGATTTATTAATCACGCAAACAATACAGGTTATCTCCCCAAGTGGCTTTCCCCAGATGAGCGCGGACTCATGCCGGGAACACTCATTGATGCCGTGATTTGTGATGCCATTTTAAAAGGGATTGGAACTGAAGATAGCGAACAACTGCTTGAACTTATGGTTCACGCAGCATCTACAGAATCACCCAATTCAAACTACGGTCGTCGTGCCGTAAATGACTATCTCGCATATGGATATGTACCCAATCATTATGGCGAAAGTGTCAATCAAACCCTTGATAATGCGTATTCTGATTTCTGTATTGCGCAAGTTGCAAAGTATTGTGGAAAGCCTGAGCAAGCAGAAACATATCTTAAACGTTCCTATAATTACCAAAACCTATTTGATTCTCAAACAGGTTTTATGCGACCTCGCGATACATATGGAAACTTTGAAGAACCCTTCGACAGTCATCGTTGGGGTGGTGCCTATACCGAAGGTTCAGCTTGGCAAAACAGTTTTGGCGTCTATCACGATATTCAAGGCCTAATCAACTTGTATGGTGGAGCCATCCCGTTTACACAAAAGTTAGATGCACTCGTAAATCAAAAACCAACTTTTGATGTCGGAAGTTACGGTTTTGAAATTCATGAAATGAGTGAAATGGCTGAGATTGACTTCGGACAGCTGGCAATCTCAAATCAACCATCCTTCCACATTCCTTATCTTTATACCTACGCAAACAAAGCAAGCTCAAGTCAAGTTCTTCTACGACAATTAATGACCCATTGCTTCTCTAATTCTTTTCCAGGCGACGAGGATAATGGGAGTATGAGTGCTTGGTACATCTTCAGTGCCCTTGGATTTTATCCAGTTTGTCCAGGAAGTCTCGAGTACGTGATTGGGATCCCTCTGTTGGATAGCGCACAAATTCACCTAAGCAACGGGAATACCTTCACCATCACCACCCATAACAATCACCCGCAATGCAATTTTATAAGTGAAATCCAATATAACGGAAGCCCTTATCATGACTGTGTCTTAACTCATGAAATGCTCATGAGTGGCGGCAATCTCGAGATAACACTCGGTGTTGTCCCCAATGATGGATGGTTTAATGAGAAAACACCCTATTCAAACACAAAAAAGCACATATAA
- a CDS encoding GntR family transcriptional regulator — protein MTKPLYEKIKNNIQRDIMNGTLSVHSQLPTELELSTTYGVSRITSKRALNELEQDGLIYRVQGKGSFVAETNTKKTSDDVFDLLFMMPFPDASNFGDYTSGMLQALPGTPYRLHIQRYDLETQYDDYAGVIFYPTDNHDALEAVFTLYARNIPVVILDKEVSGMPITTVVSNNDQGGYEATKHLMEQGVDEVLFVTSEDIENVSSIRTRYFGYLRALSESSNYTHQAPFLWSQTDHSIDAALLNRIQSKHCGLVCGNDILALTLMNELKHLGTLIPQDVKIVGFDNTQASAYVDPPLTTIAQNFEEIGRVAMSALLSRIQDPNHPVSRQVLDVTLIKRKSTD, from the coding sequence ATGACAAAACCCTTGTATGAAAAAATAAAAAACAATATCCAGCGCGATATCATGAACGGAACCTTATCCGTACACAGTCAGCTTCCAACTGAACTGGAACTTTCAACCACTTATGGTGTCAGTCGGATTACATCGAAACGTGCATTAAACGAGCTTGAACAAGATGGTTTAATATATCGTGTTCAAGGAAAAGGGAGTTTTGTGGCCGAAACCAATACAAAAAAGACATCCGATGATGTCTTTGATTTACTGTTTATGATGCCCTTCCCCGATGCTTCAAATTTCGGTGATTACACATCCGGAATGCTTCAAGCGCTTCCAGGAACACCTTATCGCTTGCATATTCAACGATACGATTTAGAAACACAATACGATGATTATGCTGGAGTCATTTTCTATCCCACCGACAATCACGATGCATTGGAGGCGGTCTTTACCCTCTATGCACGAAATATTCCCGTCGTTATTTTAGACAAGGAAGTTTCCGGGATGCCCATTACGACGGTTGTTTCAAATAACGATCAAGGTGGCTATGAGGCAACCAAACATTTAATGGAACAAGGTGTGGATGAAGTGTTGTTTGTGACTTCGGAAGACATTGAAAATGTCTCTTCCATACGAACACGTTACTTCGGTTATTTAAGAGCATTGTCCGAATCATCCAACTATACACATCAAGCGCCCTTTTTATGGTCACAAACAGATCACAGCATCGATGCCGCGTTACTCAATCGAATTCAATCAAAACATTGTGGTCTTGTTTGTGGCAATGATATTTTAGCCTTAACGCTTATGAATGAACTCAAACACCTTGGCACCCTGATTCCACAAGACGTGAAAATTGTTGGTTTTGATAATACACAGGCAAGTGCTTATGTTGATCCCCCCTTAACAACCATCGCTCAGAATTTTGAGGAAATTGGACGTGTCGCCATGTCAGCGTTGCTTTCACGCATTCAAGACCCAAACCATCCAGTATCCCGACAAGTTTTAGATGTAACACTCATCAAACGAAAATCAACTGATTAA